TCCCTTCCCCGAAGGGCAAGCCATATGAATACCAAGAGGGAGGGAGATTCGCGGAAATTTATAATCCACTACCACAAGGTTATGTTAAAATTATATTCACAACCTGTCATAATAAATTCTACGAACATAGGAGGTCTCATTAGTTATAACTTCACCGCCTATGTCAATATTGCTTATAACTCATTGCCTATTTACATCAATAGTAATGCAACCCATCGTTTCCTGCTCTCTCTGGATGGTTTAGTGGCTCTGAAAAGAGCcgttgtgtttctctctctcgggGTGAGTGTGCAGGGCCGGCCAGGCTCCGTTTAGGCGCGCTCCCCGCGGATCCGGCGGGCCAGCTGGATGTCTTTGGGCATGATGGTGACCCGCTTGGCGTGGATGGCGCACAGGTTGGTGTCCTCAAACAGTCCCACCAGGTAAGCCTCGCTGGCCTCCTGCAGGGCCATCACCGCCGAGCTCTGGAAGCGCAGGTCGGTCTTGAAGTCCTGAGCGATCTCTCGCACCAGCCGCTGGAAGGGCAGTTTGCGGATCAGCAGCTCGGTGGATTTCTGGTAGCGGCGGATCTCCCGCAGAGCCACCGTGCCGGGCCTGTAGCGATGAGGCTTCTTCACTCCGCCCGTGGCCGGAGCGCTCTTGCGGGCCGCTTTGGTCGCCAGCTGCTTGCGGGGAGCTTTCCCTCCGGTGGATTTGCGCGCTGTCTGCTTGGTTCGGGCCATTTCCTTCCCACAGCTTACTGATGCTCTCAATGCTGAGGCTGCTGCGGGACTGCCTATTTAAGGGAATGGAGAGCCCGCCCTAGAGCTGGGATTGGATACAACCCTATCCTTCAACACAGAGAAACAGCTTCGGAAGGTACAGAAAGGGCAGGAAAAGAATTGTTGGAATCTGATTGGGTAACGTGAAATGACAGTTGGCCGAGTTCAAAATGCCCGCCGAATTCACCCTCTCAAACCCTGAAATAAAATAACATCTGAAGATATATTACGCCAATCGTCCGCAACGATACTTTAATCGATACCGATTAAAGCCTAGTTCGCTGTTAGCGCGGACAGGAGGCGGGGTCATTGCCTGATCTgtctgtaacaggctggaggaaaGGCTGGGTTTAAAACAGCCCAGACAAACTGAACAGCCGAACGTCTACCGGCCGCTAATCAATCTAAAGAACTCCGCCGATTTAAACATCTTGAAATTGTACCACGATAAAATTACGGAAGTTCACCGAATCAATATTTTATTTCAACCAGATCATAATCAGCCGAAACACAACTTAATGGCTGCCTGAAAAGTCTGTAACAGGCACATGGaagcctttgcccgaaacgtcgatttcgctgctcgttggatgctgcctgaactgctgtgctcttccagcaccactaatccagtatttgctttccagcatctgcagtcattgtttccaCCACATGGAAAGAGCAGGCTATGAAAAAATCCTGCTGTGTCCCAGCATCAAAACTCATTAAAGTATCGTTTCTGAAAAGGTCATGTCTGGGAAAAATGACACGTTATAGAACCGTTACACTATCCCCTCCCAATATGCTACCTTCTCCGTCCTCAGGTCTCCGCTCTCTATCGGAGGGTTTGGGTGGCTCTGAAAAGAGCCTTTGGGTTCGCTGGAAAAGGGTCGCTTTATGCTCAGCCGCCGAATCCATAGAGAGTGCGGCCCTGGCGTTTCAGAGCGTACACCACATCCATGGCGGTGACCGTCTTGCGCTTGGCGTGCTCAGTGTAGGTGACCGCATCCCTGATCACATTCTCCAGGAAAACCTTCAGCACCCCGCGGGTCTCCTCGTAGATCAAGCCCGAGATGCGCTTGACCCCGCCACGGCGAGCCAGGCGCCGGATGGCTGGTTTGGTGATGCCCTGGATGTTATCACGGAGCACTTTGCGGTGCCGCTTCGCTCCGCCTTTTCCCAGGCCTTTGCCTCCTTTACCCCTTCCAGACATCACGTTTCTTCACTCCAATCGCTGCTGAATGAGAGCCGAGCTGCCTCCCCTTACCTTTTTTATACAGCCCGGCCGGACCTGGCTGAGAAAGagctgacagagagtgaggggcggGTCCGGAGAGGAAACTGAGTGACAGACGGGAAATGGCTTTGATCATCCAGCTCCGCCTCCAGCTCACTCCCGCCCCAACTGTATCTGGGACTGAACCTTTTCtccccaaggtaaaaacaatgactgcagatgctgtaaaccaaatactggattagtggtgctggaagagcacagcagttcaggcagcatccaacgagcagcgaaatcgacgtttcgggcaaaagtccttcatgagCGCATGCGTGAGGCCCTCCCCCAGCGCTGCCATTGAGGAGCATTTACTCAGTGAGTGCAAGAGGTTTGTTTGAAACAGACCGCAATGGAGAGATCAGCGCCCAGGGAAGGGAGGGAACAGCAGGCTCCTTCCAGCAGCACATCGGGATGGGAGCCTGGGACACAGAGACCGGGATTGATTCAGGGTGAGTTCAGGGAGAACCGGGGGCTGTTTGTTAGAGGCCGAGCGGAGCAGGAACTGGTCCCGGAACTTGGAGTGAGCGggctgggggggaagagagaggcctttctcgggctgtgtgtgggcctgctgagggggacagagcgggaaGCTGCTGCTGTGGGACATTCTTG
Above is a genomic segment from Chiloscyllium punctatum isolate Juve2018m unplaced genomic scaffold, sChiPun1.3 scaffold_808, whole genome shotgun sequence containing:
- the LOC140474003 gene encoding histone H3; translated protein: MARTKQTARKSTGGKAPRKQLATKAARKSAPATGGVKKPHRYRPGTVALREIRRYQKSTELLIRKLPFQRLVREIAQDFKTDLRFQSSAVMALQEASEAYLVGLFEDTNLCAIHAKRVTIMPKDIQLARRIRGERA
- the LOC140474004 gene encoding histone H4, with the translated sequence MSGRGKGGKGLGKGGAKRHRKVLRDNIQGITKPAIRRLARRGGVKRISGLIYEETRGVLKVFLENVIRDAVTYTEHAKRKTVTAMDVVYALKRQGRTLYGFGG